In a single window of the Renibacterium salmoninarum ATCC 33209 genome:
- a CDS encoding DsbA family protein encodes MLKRKTLCLAGLSAALLIASVASCASPEAASPDVNTGATSSTGITSAPIGPNASATALPLVRADSRIVNNPAEAKATLVLFTDYQCPYCAKMDTLINKARDEYSGQLKIVVRNFPLAMHPNAPIAARAVEAAAEQNALTTMAEAVFKGQTTWAKATDGQAQLLAKYARGLGLDMTKFEQDFTSAKIGDRVERDLQDATALGLRGTPSVVLNGKLLSVDSTDYSTLKTPIDRVLAG; translated from the coding sequence ATGTTAAAACGAAAAACACTATGTCTAGCTGGGCTGAGCGCAGCCTTGCTGATTGCGTCCGTGGCTTCCTGTGCCAGCCCTGAGGCTGCATCGCCAGACGTAAACACCGGTGCGACTAGTTCAACCGGTATCACTAGCGCGCCTATTGGTCCGAATGCATCGGCTACCGCGTTGCCCTTGGTCAGGGCGGATTCTCGCATCGTCAACAATCCCGCCGAAGCCAAGGCAACGCTAGTCCTGTTCACCGACTACCAATGCCCCTACTGCGCCAAGATGGATACCTTAATCAATAAGGCCAGAGACGAATATTCGGGCCAACTGAAAATAGTGGTGCGCAACTTCCCCTTAGCAATGCACCCGAACGCCCCGATCGCAGCGCGCGCGGTGGAAGCAGCAGCGGAACAGAATGCGTTGACCACGATGGCCGAGGCGGTCTTCAAAGGCCAAACAACTTGGGCCAAGGCCACCGACGGCCAAGCTCAACTACTTGCCAAATACGCACGTGGACTCGGCTTGGACATGACCAAATTCGAGCAAGATTTCACGTCGGCGAAAATTGGCGATCGGGTTGAACGGGACCTACAAGACGCGACTGCGCTGGGGTTGCGCGGTACGCCGTCCGTGGTGCTGAACGGCAAGTTGCTTTCAGTAGATTCGACCGATTACAGCACGCTCAAAACTCCCATAGACCGAGTGCTCGCGGGCTAG
- a CDS encoding FtsB family cell division protein has product MATRRPKVPQASRPSSSAPDSTDSVANGESNAEPRLSKVTKSAAPSNKPTSASARNAERNSDAANAPVAARAFSGRLVALVAVLIAVALLLTPSLNTFLQQRADIASLKADIAAKEKQQKDLENQLTRWSDPAYVKQQARDRLNMIQPGETGYWVYGGDQAPATPDQPGTSANPEGLPWVDGLWKSIIRSATE; this is encoded by the coding sequence ATGGCCACTCGACGGCCCAAAGTGCCGCAGGCATCGCGCCCGAGTAGCAGTGCGCCAGATAGCACCGATTCAGTAGCTAACGGCGAAAGCAACGCCGAACCGCGTCTTTCCAAGGTGACTAAGTCAGCAGCACCCTCAAATAAACCTACGAGCGCCTCGGCCCGTAATGCTGAACGGAATTCGGATGCTGCCAATGCTCCGGTAGCGGCTCGGGCGTTTTCGGGTCGCTTAGTGGCTTTGGTCGCGGTGCTTATTGCCGTTGCGCTTTTGCTGACTCCTTCGCTCAATACTTTTTTGCAGCAGCGAGCAGATATCGCGTCGCTTAAAGCAGATATTGCCGCCAAAGAGAAGCAACAGAAGGACCTTGAGAATCAGCTCACTCGTTGGTCGGACCCGGCCTATGTCAAGCAGCAGGCCCGCGACCGGTTAAATATGATTCAGCCAGGGGAAACTGGATACTGGGTTTATGGCGGCGATCAAGCGCCAGCTACCCCAGACCAACCTGGAACTAGCGCCAATCCGGAGGGTCTGCCCTGGGTGGACGGTCTATGGAAATCGATCATTCGCTCCGCAACCGAGTAG
- the eno gene encoding phosphopyruvate hydratase yields the protein MAIIDAIHAREILDSRGNPTVEVEVGLDDGSVGRAAVPSGASTGAFEAVEKRDGDKDRYQGKGVLQAVDAVIDDLGPALIGIDATDQRLSDQTMIDLDGTANKGKLGANAILGVSLAVAAAAADSADLPLYRYLGGPNAHVLPVPMMNIVNGGSHADSDVDIQEFMVVPLGASTFSEALCWGAEVYHELKKVLNEKGLSTGLGDEGGFAPNLPSNRAALDLIVEAIKRAGYTPGENIALALDAASSEFFKDGAYQFEGQSKSAAEMSAYYAELVRDYPLVSLEDPLDEEDWDGWKTLTEEIGDKVQIVGDDLFVTNPERLQRGIDSKTANSLLVKVNQIGSLTETLDAVSLAQRSGYTTVISHRSGETEDTTIADIAVATNAGQIKTGAPARSDRVAKYNQLLRIEEDLDDAARYAGRSAFPRFTA from the coding sequence CCATCCATGCCCGCGAAATTCTGGATTCCCGTGGCAACCCCACGGTCGAGGTCGAGGTAGGGCTCGACGACGGTTCAGTCGGCCGTGCTGCAGTTCCCTCCGGTGCCTCAACCGGTGCATTCGAAGCAGTGGAAAAACGCGATGGTGACAAGGACCGTTACCAAGGCAAAGGCGTCTTGCAGGCCGTTGATGCGGTTATCGACGACCTCGGGCCGGCATTGATCGGAATCGATGCCACCGATCAGCGCCTCAGCGACCAGACCATGATCGATCTAGACGGCACTGCCAACAAGGGCAAGTTGGGCGCTAACGCGATTCTGGGTGTTTCGCTTGCTGTTGCTGCCGCTGCTGCTGATTCAGCGGACTTGCCGCTATACCGCTACTTGGGTGGCCCGAACGCGCACGTGCTGCCGGTGCCGATGATGAACATTGTCAACGGCGGCTCGCACGCCGATTCTGACGTCGACATTCAGGAATTCATGGTGGTGCCGCTTGGTGCCAGCACCTTCTCAGAAGCTCTGTGTTGGGGTGCTGAGGTTTACCACGAGCTCAAAAAAGTGCTCAATGAAAAGGGCCTGTCCACCGGATTGGGTGACGAAGGCGGCTTCGCGCCGAATCTGCCTTCCAACCGTGCGGCACTCGATTTGATCGTCGAAGCCATCAAGCGTGCGGGCTACACCCCGGGGGAAAACATCGCTTTGGCGCTTGATGCTGCCTCCAGCGAGTTCTTTAAGGATGGCGCGTACCAGTTCGAAGGCCAGAGCAAGTCAGCGGCCGAGATGAGCGCTTACTACGCGGAGCTAGTGCGCGATTACCCTTTGGTTTCGCTTGAGGATCCGCTCGATGAAGAGGATTGGGATGGTTGGAAGACCCTCACCGAAGAAATTGGCGACAAGGTTCAGATCGTCGGTGACGACCTTTTCGTAACCAACCCGGAGCGTCTGCAACGCGGTATCGACAGCAAGACCGCCAACTCTCTGCTGGTCAAAGTGAACCAGATCGGCTCACTCACTGAAACGCTCGATGCTGTGTCTCTGGCCCAGCGCAGCGGCTACACCACCGTGATCTCGCACCGTTCAGGCGAAACCGAAGACACCACGATCGCGGATATTGCGGTAGCTACCAACGCTGGTCAGATCAAAACCGGCGCGCCGGCTCGTTCTGACCGGGTGGCCAAGTACAACCAGCTGTTGCGCATCGAGGAAGACTTGGACGACGCAGCGCGCTATGCCGGACGTAGCGCCTTCCCGCGCTTCACAGCCTAA
- a CDS encoding S1 family peptidase, with product MKTPFKILATTAIAAGLLLGASIAPANAAPVGSGSATPDIIGGTQANDQGIVQLVFLDSDGCGHGCTGTALSDTWVLTAKHCVDSAESMNVYYSNDTQNRGKAITSDSFYQLPKGDVALVKLSTKRALSFYHSFSSSYTASVGDEGTIYGYGRRADYVKADHLYAADVKVVGTHEDQRGGPGILLKAITGISWSGDSGGPLFVDGVIVGTSSGGPSGDRDINSQTW from the coding sequence TTGAAAACTCCGTTCAAAATTCTTGCCACGACGGCAATAGCAGCCGGGTTACTTTTGGGTGCCTCGATTGCGCCGGCCAACGCGGCACCGGTCGGCTCCGGTAGCGCGACTCCAGACATCATTGGCGGAACCCAAGCCAACGACCAAGGCATTGTGCAGTTAGTTTTCCTAGACAGCGACGGCTGCGGCCACGGCTGTACCGGCACCGCACTCTCCGATACCTGGGTCTTGACCGCAAAGCACTGCGTCGACTCTGCCGAGTCGATGAATGTGTACTACAGCAACGACACGCAGAACCGAGGCAAAGCTATTACCTCGGACAGTTTCTACCAGTTGCCAAAGGGCGACGTGGCCTTGGTCAAACTGTCGACAAAACGCGCACTGAGCTTTTACCACAGCTTTAGCAGCAGCTACACGGCCTCAGTCGGAGATGAAGGCACTATTTACGGCTATGGTCGCCGGGCTGATTACGTGAAGGCTGATCACCTCTACGCGGCCGACGTCAAGGTCGTCGGGACGCACGAAGATCAGCGTGGCGGCCCCGGAATTTTACTGAAAGCCATCACGGGAATCTCCTGGAGCGGCGATTCCGGTGGCCCGCTGTTTGTCGACGGCGTGATTGTTGGCACGAGCTCCGGCGGACCGTCCGGAGACCGCGATATCAACTCGCAAACTTGGTAA
- a CDS encoding IS3 family transposase: protein MSTTESEQVRALKRENRELRESLEIVKAASVFFAGELDPREALIRGFIDEQRFLGWAVEVICKVLRGQGLTVTARTYRSWKVSTASVRDMAEASVMDALLGTVGTPEGMYGRRKMTAWLRRKGFEVSYRQVNRLMSLLSLKGRVRGKGVRTTVPDRNHDRAPDLLDRCFTAAGPNQRWVADFTYVRTWAGFVYVAFIIDCFSKYIVGWNISTIKDTALVSTALRMGLWQRTRTRHPVAEGLIHHSAAGSQYTSLHFGETLTLEGIAASIGSVGDAYDNALAESTIGLFKTEAVREDSPFRNGPLKTIDEVEWASLAWIDWYNNDRLHTSIGDIPPTEHEVAYYAKETIPAQPVQGLA from the coding sequence ATGTCCACGACGGAATCGGAGCAGGTACGTGCGCTCAAACGTGAGAATCGTGAGCTGCGTGAGTCGTTAGAGATTGTGAAGGCTGCGTCGGTTTTCTTCGCGGGGGAACTCGACCCCCGCGAAGCATTGATCAGGGGATTCATCGATGAACAACGCTTCCTTGGCTGGGCAGTCGAGGTGATCTGCAAGGTCCTGCGTGGCCAGGGCTTAACGGTCACTGCCCGGACCTACCGTAGTTGGAAGGTCTCCACCGCTTCGGTCCGGGACATGGCAGAGGCTTCGGTTATGGATGCGTTGCTAGGAACGGTAGGGACACCGGAGGGAATGTACGGGAGGAGGAAAATGACGGCTTGGCTGCGTCGGAAAGGATTCGAGGTCTCTTACCGGCAGGTGAACCGGCTCATGAGCTTGTTGAGTTTGAAAGGCCGGGTACGGGGCAAAGGTGTGCGCACCACGGTGCCGGACCGAAACCATGACCGTGCCCCGGATTTATTGGATCGGTGCTTCACCGCAGCTGGCCCAAATCAGCGCTGGGTTGCGGACTTCACCTATGTGCGCACCTGGGCAGGTTTCGTCTATGTCGCGTTCATCATTGATTGTTTCTCCAAGTACATCGTGGGCTGGAACATCTCCACGATCAAGGACACCGCCCTGGTGAGCACAGCACTCAGGATGGGCTTATGGCAGCGGACACGCACCAGGCATCCGGTCGCAGAAGGGCTGATCCATCATTCCGCCGCCGGGTCCCAGTACACTTCCTTGCATTTCGGGGAAACCCTGACTCTGGAGGGCATCGCAGCATCAATCGGCTCTGTCGGGGACGCCTACGATAACGCCTTGGCCGAGTCCACCATCGGCCTGTTCAAGACTGAAGCCGTCCGAGAAGATTCTCCCTTCCGCAACGGGCCGTTGAAAACCATCGATGAGGTTGAATGGGCCAGCTTGGCCTGGATCGATTGGTACAACAACGACCGCCTACACACCAGCATCGGAGACATCCCACCGACAGAACACGAAGTAGCGTATTACGCTAAAGAAACCATCCCGGCCCAACCGGTGCAGGGACTCGCATAA
- a CDS encoding DUF998 domain-containing protein — translation MLQGLALVLGGMLLSSMMLGVAARVQRAEPPQLQLANWAKALLICSGVGVGLVGIFPEDTIPGLHYLGAALFFVAGSVAQFLLWQIWRGRSRTAWLLLVCGIISALATVIFTVFDLWLKTSGFAGGFFERLIVYPVVLGLSVIGFTVAKGIRAQRKIQ, via the coding sequence GTGCTTCAAGGGCTGGCGCTGGTCCTTGGCGGAATGTTGCTCAGTAGCATGATGCTAGGCGTAGCAGCACGTGTTCAGCGGGCTGAGCCGCCACAGTTGCAGCTTGCGAATTGGGCCAAGGCGTTGCTGATTTGTTCCGGTGTTGGCGTAGGTCTGGTCGGCATTTTTCCCGAAGACACTATTCCTGGCTTGCATTATCTTGGCGCTGCTTTGTTCTTCGTTGCTGGTTCGGTAGCGCAATTCCTGCTGTGGCAGATTTGGCGTGGTCGAAGCCGTACCGCCTGGCTGTTGCTAGTTTGTGGCATCATCTCAGCGCTAGCGACCGTGATATTTACGGTATTTGATCTCTGGCTTAAAACTTCGGGGTTTGCCGGCGGCTTTTTCGAGCGGCTCATCGTCTACCCGGTGGTGCTGGGTCTATCCGTCATTGGATTTACCGTGGCGAAGGGCATCCGGGCGCAACGGAAGATCCAGTGA
- a CDS encoding Ppx/GppA phosphatase family protein, with amino-acid sequence MSVVAAIDCGTNSIRLLIAEVVDGKLRDLHRVMRIVRLGEGVDSRGEFSAAALERTFAAVDEYAELIRAAGVDRIRFVATSATRDAQNRQLFIDGVQARLGVLPDIVPGTEEAALSFAGAASVLPELGEEPVLVVDLGGGSTEFFVGNAHGVLAAQSVDMGCVRFTERYLRSDPPSPVEIAAAQREAERIIATVAAEVPLDQVVKVIGVAGTVTTIMAHALDLPSYQSEAIDGAELSIGEIQGAADALLAMRNEERAALPYMHPGRVDVIGAGALLWRTILAEMARLTAGRISHAQSSEHDILDGIALSIP; translated from the coding sequence ATGAGTGTGGTGGCGGCGATTGACTGTGGCACCAACTCCATCCGGCTTCTGATTGCCGAGGTGGTGGACGGCAAACTGCGGGATTTACACCGCGTAATGCGCATCGTCCGACTCGGCGAGGGCGTAGATTCGCGCGGCGAATTTTCCGCGGCTGCGCTGGAGCGGACGTTTGCCGCCGTCGACGAGTATGCCGAACTGATTAGGGCAGCCGGGGTCGATCGAATTCGCTTCGTTGCGACCTCGGCGACTAGGGATGCCCAAAATCGGCAGCTGTTCATCGATGGAGTCCAAGCCCGCTTAGGTGTCCTTCCCGACATCGTACCCGGTACGGAGGAGGCGGCGTTGTCTTTCGCCGGAGCAGCTAGTGTGCTGCCAGAGCTGGGCGAGGAGCCGGTGCTTGTGGTTGATCTTGGCGGCGGAAGTACCGAATTTTTCGTTGGCAATGCTCACGGGGTGCTGGCCGCTCAGAGCGTCGATATGGGTTGCGTCCGATTCACGGAACGTTATTTGCGCTCCGACCCGCCCAGCCCGGTGGAAATTGCCGCGGCACAGCGTGAAGCTGAAAGAATTATCGCTACTGTTGCGGCAGAGGTGCCGCTAGATCAAGTGGTAAAAGTCATTGGCGTGGCCGGCACGGTAACCACCATAATGGCGCATGCGCTGGATCTGCCCAGCTATCAATCGGAAGCAATTGATGGCGCCGAGTTAAGCATCGGCGAAATCCAAGGTGCCGCGGACGCGTTGTTGGCAATGCGCAACGAAGAACGCGCTGCACTTCCCTATATGCATCCGGGTCGAGTCGACGTTATCGGTGCGGGTGCGCTGTTGTGGCGGACGATCTTGGCCGAGATGGCCAGGCTCACAGCTGGGCGAATAAGCCACGCACAAAGCAGCGAACACGATATTCTTGATGGAATTGCGCTGAGCATCCCGTAA
- a CDS encoding alpha/beta hydrolase: protein MHSSSFEQRKTIISKPAIVLVHGFWGGGAHWGKVILDLTARGYTNIHAVENPLTSLADDAARTQQMVKQIDGPVLLFGHSYGGAVITEAGNLPNVVGLVYIAAFAPDSGESPGSISQAQPSVTAEDGSLSVDSDGYLGIAQDQYQTNFCQDLNDDDSRVMAVTQKAPLASTFGDNVTEPAGKHKPTWYQVSEDDRMINPDAERMMAQRMNPTKLIELASGHASLASLPKEVSDLIDEAASSLS from the coding sequence GTGCATTCAAGTTCGTTTGAACAGAGGAAGACCATCATCAGCAAACCGGCCATCGTACTTGTCCACGGGTTCTGGGGCGGTGGCGCGCATTGGGGCAAGGTCATTTTGGACCTTACTGCACGCGGCTACACCAACATCCATGCCGTTGAAAATCCACTGACCTCCCTTGCAGATGATGCCGCTCGCACGCAACAAATGGTGAAGCAAATTGACGGACCGGTATTACTTTTTGGCCATTCCTACGGCGGCGCGGTGATTACGGAAGCCGGTAACCTGCCCAACGTCGTCGGCCTGGTCTACATCGCGGCGTTCGCGCCGGACAGCGGCGAAAGTCCCGGTAGCATCAGCCAAGCACAGCCTTCGGTTACCGCTGAAGATGGCAGTCTCTCCGTCGATTCAGACGGTTATCTCGGGATTGCGCAGGATCAGTACCAGACCAACTTCTGCCAAGACCTCAACGACGACGATTCGCGCGTTATGGCCGTGACGCAGAAGGCTCCGCTCGCCTCAACCTTCGGTGACAATGTCACCGAACCGGCCGGGAAGCACAAGCCGACCTGGTACCAGGTTTCCGAAGACGACCGGATGATCAACCCGGACGCCGAGCGGATGATGGCCCAGCGGATGAACCCCACCAAACTCATCGAGCTGGCATCGGGTCACGCATCGTTGGCATCACTGCCGAAAGAAGTCTCCGATTTGATTGACGAAGCAGCGTCAAGCTTGAGCTAG
- a CDS encoding DUF501 domain-containing protein — protein sequence MNDNTPVGRNVKYESTPTPADLDTLSLQLGRPVRDVVSIPARCVCGNPLAAATAPRLSNGIPFPTTFYLTHPVITAAVSRLEADGEMNRMNDRLLQDANLALAYRAAHEAYLVARDHIGQAAEVGEVPEIAGISAGGMPERVKCLHVLVGHALASGHGVNPLGDEAIELTAPWWTADRCYCAGAWDAAAEIPEQDLSRHVRRQNQGYALQRKLEAADEEKS from the coding sequence ATGAATGACAACACCCCAGTGGGGCGCAACGTGAAGTATGAATCGACTCCAACTCCAGCCGACTTGGACACCCTAAGTTTGCAACTGGGCCGACCGGTGCGAGACGTGGTTTCGATCCCGGCGCGCTGCGTATGTGGCAATCCCTTAGCGGCGGCCACAGCGCCTCGGCTGAGCAACGGAATTCCGTTTCCGACAACGTTTTATCTGACGCACCCAGTGATTACTGCAGCGGTTTCCCGGCTTGAAGCCGACGGTGAAATGAATCGGATGAATGATCGACTGCTTCAGGATGCGAACCTCGCGTTAGCCTACCGTGCTGCGCATGAGGCTTATTTGGTCGCTCGGGACCACATTGGCCAGGCCGCTGAGGTGGGCGAAGTTCCCGAGATCGCCGGTATTTCCGCCGGTGGCATGCCAGAGCGGGTCAAATGTTTACATGTCCTGGTGGGTCATGCGTTGGCTTCCGGTCACGGAGTCAACCCGCTGGGGGATGAAGCGATTGAACTCACCGCGCCCTGGTGGACAGCTGATCGTTGCTATTGTGCTGGCGCTTGGGATGCTGCGGCGGAGATTCCCGAACAAGATCTCAGCCGGCACGTGCGACGGCAAAACCAAGGGTATGCATTGCAGCGAAAACTTGAAGCGGCAGACGAGGAAAAATCATGA
- a CDS encoding NAD(P)/FAD-dependent oxidoreductase has product MATTPALQDRPRVLVVGGGYVGLYVAFKLQKKIANSCGIVTLVDPLPYMTYQPFLPEVASGSIEPRHTVVSFRKHLPQAEFIQGKVTKVDHENRKAVVEPADGGAAFEIPYFDVVMAAGAITRAFPINGLAEQGIGLKTIEEAVALRNQLVERIELASTMTDPAKRKRALTFVVVGGGFAGVETIGELEDLARNLAGKNSRIDVKELRFVLVEAMGRIMPEVTEQQALLVVEHLRSRNIEVLLNTSLADATDGHLKLINMPDKSAADEFETDTLIWTAGVQANPAAKNTDFPIDERGRVKAGADLRITGEFGAIENAWTAGDVAAVPDLTGGGVGGFCVPNAQHALRQAKLLAKNLWASRWDKPLKDYKHKTLGAVAGLGLWKGVAKVGKVGFRGPIAWLMHRGYHGLAMPTFERKVRVIWNWILSVFMGRDIAELMDLERPRAAFQASATPAPRAAAAAPAAPKSEETKVPEPAK; this is encoded by the coding sequence ATGGCTACCACACCAGCACTCCAGGATCGTCCTCGCGTTCTCGTCGTCGGCGGCGGATACGTCGGCCTATACGTCGCATTTAAGCTGCAGAAGAAGATTGCCAATTCCTGTGGCATTGTCACCTTGGTAGATCCACTGCCATACATGACCTACCAGCCGTTCTTGCCTGAAGTGGCTAGCGGCAGCATTGAACCGCGGCATACCGTGGTGTCCTTCCGGAAGCACCTGCCGCAGGCTGAATTCATTCAGGGCAAAGTCACCAAGGTTGATCACGAGAACCGTAAAGCGGTAGTAGAGCCAGCAGATGGTGGCGCAGCCTTCGAAATCCCGTATTTCGACGTCGTGATGGCCGCCGGTGCGATTACTCGGGCCTTCCCGATCAACGGACTTGCTGAGCAGGGTATTGGTCTGAAGACCATCGAAGAAGCTGTTGCGCTGCGTAACCAGTTGGTTGAGCGCATTGAGCTGGCTTCCACCATGACGGATCCGGCTAAGCGCAAGCGTGCCTTGACCTTCGTCGTCGTCGGCGGTGGCTTTGCCGGTGTTGAGACCATTGGTGAACTTGAGGACCTGGCCCGCAACTTGGCCGGCAAAAACTCTAGGATTGACGTCAAGGAACTGCGGTTCGTGCTCGTTGAAGCCATGGGCCGAATCATGCCTGAGGTTACTGAGCAGCAGGCACTTTTGGTTGTTGAGCACTTGCGCTCGCGCAATATCGAGGTGTTGCTGAACACTTCGCTTGCTGATGCAACTGACGGCCACCTGAAGCTGATCAACATGCCAGACAAGTCGGCTGCTGATGAGTTTGAAACCGATACTTTGATCTGGACCGCTGGCGTGCAGGCTAACCCGGCGGCAAAGAACACCGACTTCCCGATTGATGAGCGTGGCCGAGTCAAAGCTGGCGCAGATTTGCGGATCACTGGTGAGTTTGGCGCGATTGAGAACGCCTGGACCGCTGGCGACGTAGCTGCGGTTCCGGATCTGACCGGCGGTGGCGTGGGCGGATTCTGTGTACCTAACGCTCAGCACGCGCTTCGCCAAGCGAAACTCCTGGCGAAGAACCTCTGGGCTTCGCGTTGGGATAAGCCGCTGAAAGATTACAAGCACAAGACGCTGGGCGCAGTCGCCGGTCTGGGTCTTTGGAAGGGTGTTGCCAAGGTTGGTAAAGTCGGCTTCCGCGGACCGATCGCTTGGCTCATGCACCGTGGCTACCACGGTCTCGCAATGCCGACCTTCGAGCGTAAAGTCCGAGTCATCTGGAACTGGATTCTCAGTGTCTTCATGGGCCGTGACATTGCTGAACTGATGGACTTGGAACGGCCACGTGCCGCCTTCCAAGCTTCCGCCACTCCGGCGCCCAGAGCTGCAGCAGCCGCTCCCGCTGCGCCGAAGTCCGAAGAGACTAAGGTCCCTGAACCAGCTAAATAG
- a CDS encoding S8 family serine peptidase, whose amino-acid sequence MASMKRRTAARVALAILLPVISVATMLPAALPASADDIRNREYWLDDYGVTTAWQSSKGAGVKVAVIDSGVDGTHPDLAGAVVGGTDVSGAGSADGLKGIGAKPEHGTLVASLLAGRWHGGKPEDSPKPDGVVGVAPEAQLLAVSTWLGSANPAGKGIDEQIPAAVRWAVDAGARVINMSLSSSSVEWPQSWDDAFLYAEQHDVVIVAAAGNNGSGQIQVGAPATIPGVLTVAGLDRTGAVSLSSSTAGISIAVAAAAEKLVGALPGNNYADWDGSSGAAPIVSGIAALIRSKYPGMSAAQVINRIIKTAKPKGEGQPNNLYGWGVVDANAALNGDVPLVTVNPLTLDGGTLEQWIKIHRRGDTPPPSTKPPAPPTTAAPTLPEAATPAAAPPSQLDAGLPAALVLGFGGLLVLIIIGAVVHLLVLRRKLLAKSGPSNTS is encoded by the coding sequence ATGGCCAGCATGAAACGAAGGACCGCAGCGCGCGTCGCCTTGGCGATTCTGCTGCCTGTAATCAGTGTGGCCACCATGCTTCCCGCCGCCCTGCCCGCTTCTGCGGATGACATTCGAAATCGCGAATATTGGCTCGATGACTACGGAGTGACTACTGCGTGGCAATCCAGCAAAGGTGCTGGCGTGAAAGTGGCCGTCATAGACAGCGGCGTTGACGGAACTCACCCCGACTTGGCAGGCGCTGTTGTCGGTGGCACTGATGTCTCTGGTGCCGGTTCAGCTGACGGTCTGAAGGGGATCGGTGCCAAACCAGAGCACGGAACATTGGTCGCATCATTGCTTGCTGGTCGCTGGCACGGCGGCAAGCCGGAAGATAGCCCTAAGCCAGACGGAGTTGTTGGCGTAGCGCCGGAAGCGCAATTGTTAGCCGTTTCCACCTGGTTGGGCAGTGCGAACCCGGCGGGGAAGGGCATCGATGAGCAAATTCCGGCGGCGGTGCGCTGGGCTGTTGACGCTGGAGCTCGGGTGATCAATATGTCGCTCAGCAGTAGTTCAGTGGAATGGCCGCAGAGTTGGGATGATGCCTTTCTGTATGCGGAACAACACGACGTCGTGATCGTTGCGGCGGCGGGCAATAATGGCTCTGGTCAAATTCAAGTCGGCGCGCCAGCGACCATCCCAGGTGTACTGACAGTGGCAGGACTAGACCGCACGGGCGCCGTGAGCTTGTCCTCATCCACCGCCGGTATCAGTATTGCGGTTGCCGCTGCGGCCGAGAAGTTAGTCGGCGCACTTCCCGGCAATAATTATGCTGATTGGGACGGCAGCAGTGGCGCGGCCCCGATTGTCTCCGGTATTGCGGCGCTCATTCGGTCCAAGTACCCCGGGATGTCGGCAGCTCAAGTGATCAACCGGATCATCAAGACCGCCAAGCCAAAAGGGGAAGGCCAGCCCAATAACTTGTACGGCTGGGGCGTGGTTGACGCGAATGCTGCGCTGAATGGCGATGTGCCACTTGTGACAGTTAATCCGCTCACGCTCGACGGCGGCACCTTGGAACAATGGATCAAAATCCACCGCCGCGGCGACACTCCGCCGCCGAGTACTAAGCCGCCAGCGCCGCCCACCACAGCCGCGCCGACGCTGCCGGAGGCCGCTACACCAGCCGCCGCACCGCCGTCGCAATTGGACGCTGGATTACCTGCGGCACTGGTGCTTGGATTTGGCGGTTTATTGGTGCTGATAATTATTGGCGCCGTGGTTCATCTGCTGGTTTTGCGACGGAAGTTATTAGCCAAAAGCGGGCCAAGTAATACTTCGTGA